Proteins encoded within one genomic window of Spirulina major PCC 6313:
- a CDS encoding S-layer homology domain-containing protein has translation MMVLKTLTWVTVTGLLGMLPAGDAIATQTPFQETTPQVQTETPYWLAFEDVTGNFWANSFIDVLMQRNIISGFPDGEFKPNVPVTLGQFAAMLTQAFEGRSATTSLTNFPSISPGHWSFKSLQTAYQMGFLPTTFDPDQPLTRLDVITTLVRGLGYSYTQSTDSLVNLFSDFNQVPTTVRPAIAAAIMNGLVINNPNTQTLNLSQIATRADVAVLVYQALVSTRQVTAITSPYVIDMNQITTIEQTTETNTIETNTNTDTNTRPARQNCNQGIGNGSEGCDPGNSRPHGGSNDEGGRTPGNK, from the coding sequence ATGATGGTTTTGAAAACCTTGACCTGGGTGACCGTGACGGGACTGCTGGGGATGCTGCCGGCTGGGGATGCGATCGCCACTCAAACTCCGTTTCAAGAAACCACCCCACAGGTGCAAACGGAAACCCCGTACTGGCTCGCCTTTGAGGATGTGACGGGGAATTTTTGGGCCAACAGTTTCATTGATGTGCTGATGCAGCGTAACATCATCAGCGGTTTCCCCGATGGTGAATTTAAGCCCAATGTGCCAGTCACCCTGGGCCAGTTTGCCGCCATGCTCACCCAAGCCTTTGAGGGGCGATCGGCCACCACCTCCCTCACTAACTTCCCCAGCATTAGCCCCGGTCACTGGTCATTCAAGTCCTTACAAACAGCCTATCAAATGGGCTTTTTACCCACGACCTTTGATCCCGATCAACCCCTGACCCGTCTCGACGTTATAACCACGTTGGTTAGAGGGTTGGGCTATTCCTATACTCAGTCCACCGATTCGCTGGTGAATCTGTTCAGCGATTTCAACCAAGTTCCGACGACTGTCCGACCGGCGATCGCTGCCGCAATCATGAATGGATTAGTGATCAATAATCCCAACACCCAAACCCTGAACCTCAGCCAAATCGCCACCCGTGCTGATGTGGCGGTTTTAGTGTATCAAGCCCTCGTCAGCACCCGCCAAGTGACCGCCATTACGTCTCCTTACGTGATCGACATGAATCAGATCACCACCATTGAACAGACGACGGAAACCAACACGATCGAAACGAACACCAACACCGACACCAACACCCGCCCCGCTCGCCAAAACTGCAACCAAGGGATCGGCAATGGTTCGGAAGGGTGCGATCCGGGTAATTCTCGCCCCCATGGGGGCAGCAACGACGAAGGCGGCCGCACACCGGGCAATAAATAA
- the pap gene encoding polyphosphate:AMP phosphotransferase → MLEMLDLSRSLDKATYKREVEALMQQLRSLQQSCWESRLPLLVVLEGWAAAGKGALVKKMVNYMDPRGFTVYPTLPPTDTEQQYPFLWRFWQQLPPQGAIGIFYHSWYTHVLEDRLFEHLSSERVPQMMAQINAFERQLADDGVAIAKFYLHLSRKELKHRLKKTAKDELTAWRVRPEDWQQHKRYHQYVDLAEEMLIQTSTGIAPWTLVESDCKRWARVKVLSKLVAVITEALDRRAAQPPPVTTPPQETLLATEPNALASADLSLKLERDEYKDRLRTAQLELRRLQQQIFQHQIPVVLVFEGWDAAGKGGAIKRLTDILDPRSYRVNPYAAPTAEENRYHYLWRFWRTLPPAGKIGICDRSWYGRVLVERVEGFATDLEWRRAYREINEFETQLTTSGYVVVKFWLHIDPEEQLRRFEQRRENPFRQYKLTDEDWRNRDRWSLYDVAVNQMIGRTSTPTAPWVVVPGNDKYYARVFVIETVIQAIRQELTRRTG, encoded by the coding sequence ATGTTAGAGATGCTAGATTTGTCGCGATCGCTCGATAAGGCCACATACAAACGGGAAGTAGAAGCCTTAATGCAACAGTTGCGATCGCTGCAACAGTCCTGTTGGGAATCGCGCCTTCCCTTGTTGGTGGTGCTCGAAGGCTGGGCAGCGGCGGGGAAAGGGGCCTTGGTGAAAAAAATGGTCAACTACATGGACCCCCGTGGCTTCACCGTCTACCCCACCTTGCCCCCCACAGATACCGAACAGCAATACCCTTTTCTCTGGCGGTTTTGGCAACAGTTGCCACCCCAAGGGGCGATCGGGATTTTTTACCACAGTTGGTATACCCATGTCCTGGAAGATCGTCTCTTTGAACATCTGTCCTCCGAACGAGTGCCGCAAATGATGGCGCAGATCAACGCCTTTGAGCGGCAGTTAGCCGATGATGGGGTGGCGATCGCAAAATTCTACCTTCACCTCAGCCGCAAAGAACTCAAACACCGCCTCAAAAAAACCGCCAAAGACGAACTCACCGCCTGGCGGGTGCGCCCCGAAGACTGGCAGCAGCATAAACGCTACCACCAATATGTGGATCTCGCCGAGGAGATGCTGATCCAAACCAGCACCGGCATCGCGCCGTGGACGTTGGTGGAAAGTGATTGTAAACGGTGGGCACGGGTGAAAGTGTTATCTAAACTCGTGGCCGTGATCACCGAAGCCCTCGATCGCCGCGCCGCCCAGCCCCCCCCTGTCACCACGCCCCCCCAAGAAACCCTCCTCGCCACCGAACCCAACGCCTTGGCCTCGGCGGACTTAAGCCTCAAGCTGGAACGGGATGAGTATAAAGATCGGCTGCGGACGGCTCAATTAGAACTGCGTCGCCTCCAACAGCAGATTTTTCAACATCAGATTCCGGTGGTGTTGGTGTTTGAAGGCTGGGATGCCGCCGGGAAAGGGGGCGCGATTAAACGGTTGACGGATATTCTCGATCCCCGCAGTTATCGGGTTAATCCCTATGCGGCTCCGACGGCGGAAGAGAATCGCTATCATTACCTCTGGCGATTTTGGCGGACGTTGCCACCGGCTGGGAAGATTGGAATTTGCGATCGCAGTTGGTACGGTCGCGTGCTCGTGGAGCGCGTCGAAGGGTTTGCCACGGATCTGGAATGGCGCAGGGCCTACCGGGAAATTAACGAATTTGAAACCCAACTGACCACGAGCGGTTATGTAGTGGTGAAATTTTGGCTTCATATTGACCCGGAAGAACAACTGCGCCGCTTTGAACAACGACGCGAAAACCCCTTCCGGCAATACAAGCTCACCGATGAAGATTGGCGCAACCGCGATCGCTGGTCACTCTATGATGTAGCCGTGAACCAAATGATCGGCCGCACCAGCACGCCCACAGCTCCCTGGGTGGTAGTGCCGGGGAATGATAAATACTATGCGCGGGTATTTGTGATTGAAACGGTGATCCAAGCCATTCGCCAAGAGTTAACCCGCCGCACGGGTTAA
- a CDS encoding YdcF family protein, which produces MFEILTSVLLLTLILVLIYYLLVQVIPKQALVVLGGAFLLMIILVSFFVPSYGPTALLWEIISLPLKPMGLAIVLIFMSVLRIKKDKIEKPAPTFLWVTLIVLVISSNPLIAYQLAKLMEQEAVNIEIKKQGICLVDCPAVGATVNSGAIVLLGAGTTEPNIPYRTQVQLTDQGDRLLYTATLYQEQTARGNFPRVIVCAPPRTGLDGNEEQLNEAQDISRILQRLGIPGNVIVLETRGVHLHMHAVEVKQILTQAGIGNTLVTLITSGIRLRRAAQTFREEGINIIPRPSNFYTFQGEGTPKRKLSPADLLPSIRALQITTQVVEEYFATIYYFLRGWLSPVVY; this is translated from the coding sequence ATGTTTGAAATTCTCACCAGTGTTCTGCTGCTGACCCTAATCTTAGTGTTGATCTATTACCTTTTGGTGCAGGTCATTCCCAAGCAGGCCTTGGTGGTGTTGGGTGGGGCATTTCTGTTGATGATTATTTTGGTGAGTTTCTTCGTGCCCAGTTATGGCCCAACGGCCCTGTTGTGGGAAATCATCTCACTGCCGCTCAAACCCATGGGGCTTGCGATTGTCCTCATTTTCATGTCGGTGCTGCGCATTAAAAAAGACAAGATCGAAAAGCCAGCCCCGACGTTTTTATGGGTCACATTAATTGTGCTTGTCATTTCCAGTAATCCCCTGATTGCCTATCAACTGGCGAAGCTGATGGAGCAAGAAGCCGTCAATATTGAAATCAAAAAACAGGGGATTTGCTTGGTGGATTGTCCTGCGGTAGGAGCCACCGTGAATAGCGGTGCGATCGTTCTGTTGGGAGCGGGCACAACGGAACCGAATATTCCCTATCGCACCCAAGTTCAACTCACGGATCAAGGCGATCGCCTCCTCTACACCGCCACTCTCTACCAAGAACAAACCGCACGGGGTAATTTTCCCCGTGTGATTGTCTGTGCGCCTCCCCGTACTGGCTTAGATGGCAATGAAGAACAACTCAACGAAGCCCAAGATATTTCGCGCATCTTGCAGCGCTTGGGCATTCCGGGTAATGTGATCGTGCTCGAAACGCGGGGCGTTCATCTCCATATGCACGCCGTCGAAGTGAAGCAAATTCTCACCCAAGCCGGGATCGGTAATACCCTCGTCACCCTCATTACCTCTGGCATCCGGCTCCGACGCGCCGCCCAAACCTTCCGCGAAGAAGGAATTAACATTATCCCTCGTCCAAGCAACTTCTATACCTTTCAAGGGGAAGGGACACCAAAGCGCAAACTCAGCCCTGCCGACCTCCTGCCCTCGATTCGGGCGTTGCAAATCACAACCCAGGTGGTGGAAGAATATTTTGCGACGATCTACTATTTCCTGCGGGGGTGGTTGTCGCCTGTGGTGTATTGA
- a CDS encoding ATP-dependent helicase gives MSALPPLSDLPRSESCDRLIATLRAGLRPGQQAIADWQGGELAVSAVPGAGKSHSMAVGAAIAIARHQLHARQQLVVVTFTRSAAANIKHKIRATLQQLQLSAAGFMVQTLHGLALHIASRHPEVSGVDLNTMTLITPTRSHRLLRQAVEQWLRDHPEQYQILLRGVQFDGEAAERLRRQSVLRTEVLPNLGKTAIHEAKSSGITPEQLRAAHGAVDDPYDTLAIAADIYAQYDALMRSHHLIDYDDMILAALRVLAHEPVRKLWQEQIFAVFEDEAQDSSPLQAQLLTLLATTPDQQQCHLVRVGDPNQAINSTFTPADPWYFNQFCDRCKERDRLTTMDQSGRSSLVILEAANRMLDWANDQFDPQQQPAPDHLFRRQAIRPVTLNDPQANANPDPTGAGVEIHTPPDVNATVQAIEAAAIAHLTAHPDHNAAILVRENRQAHFLARQLTPSLKARNIPVYDVNATQRHSKIPSDILKILRFINRPHSPSHLKDALSVLEKRDLIAAQDLDALAIAPEQFLYPTPIDPPLVPAAIVAQRHCTQLLRAGIELHPYDLLSFLGLTLQYQASELATLQKLAERLFQQTARQRTLAAIIDTLQDIVTAEQFEAVEADSDDRYTQAGQLTIITMHKAKGLDWDYVFLPFLHEDVIPGDAWIPAGQKFLGDWSLGDVVRAQIRALVRQADANPPKPLPQPDEAWHIAQRLKTAEEYRLLYVAMTRAKRLLWLSAARQGPYRWSMVQSQGTIHKLNPKQPCPVLRALR, from the coding sequence ATGTCTGCATTACCGCCCTTGTCTGACCTGCCTCGCTCTGAATCTTGCGATCGCCTCATTGCCACCTTACGCGCCGGGTTACGGCCGGGGCAACAGGCGATCGCCGATTGGCAAGGGGGCGAGTTAGCGGTGTCGGCAGTGCCAGGGGCGGGGAAGTCCCACAGTATGGCCGTGGGGGCAGCGATCGCGATCGCTCGCCATCAACTCCACGCCCGTCAGCAGTTAGTGGTGGTCACCTTCACCCGTTCCGCTGCGGCCAATATTAAACACAAAATCCGGGCAACCCTCCAACAGTTGCAGCTTTCCGCCGCCGGGTTCATGGTGCAGACTCTCCATGGCTTAGCCCTACATATCGCCTCACGCCATCCGGAGGTGTCGGGGGTAGACCTCAATACCATGACCCTGATCACACCCACACGGAGTCATCGCCTGTTGCGTCAAGCGGTGGAACAGTGGCTGCGGGATCATCCAGAACAGTACCAAATCCTCCTGCGGGGGGTGCAGTTTGATGGGGAAGCGGCGGAACGGTTGCGGCGGCAGTCGGTACTGCGCACAGAAGTGTTGCCCAATCTCGGTAAGACGGCGATCCATGAGGCGAAAAGTTCTGGGATAACGCCGGAACAACTGCGGGCTGCCCATGGGGCAGTGGATGACCCCTACGATACATTGGCGATCGCGGCTGATATCTACGCTCAGTATGATGCGTTGATGCGATCGCACCACCTGATCGATTACGACGACATGATCCTGGCGGCGCTGCGGGTGTTAGCCCATGAACCCGTGCGCAAACTCTGGCAAGAGCAGATTTTTGCGGTGTTTGAAGATGAAGCCCAGGATTCTTCCCCGTTGCAAGCGCAGTTATTAACCCTCCTGGCCACCACACCGGATCAACAGCAATGCCATCTGGTGCGGGTGGGCGACCCGAATCAGGCGATTAACTCCACCTTTACCCCGGCTGATCCGTGGTATTTTAATCAATTTTGCGATCGCTGCAAGGAGCGCGATCGCCTCACCACCATGGATCAATCGGGCCGGAGCAGTCTTGTGATCCTCGAAGCAGCCAATCGGATGCTGGACTGGGCGAATGATCAGTTTGACCCCCAGCAACAGCCTGCGCCAGATCACCTCTTTCGCCGCCAAGCGATCCGCCCCGTTACCCTCAATGATCCCCAAGCCAACGCCAACCCTGATCCCACCGGGGCAGGGGTGGAAATTCACACCCCGCCGGATGTGAATGCCACAGTGCAGGCGATCGAAGCGGCAGCGATCGCCCACCTCACCGCCCACCCCGACCACAACGCCGCCATTCTCGTCCGGGAAAACCGCCAAGCCCACTTCCTCGCCCGTCAACTCACCCCCAGCCTCAAAGCCCGTAATATTCCCGTCTACGATGTCAACGCCACCCAACGCCACAGCAAAATTCCCAGCGACATCCTCAAAATCCTCCGCTTTATCAATCGCCCCCACTCCCCCAGTCACCTCAAAGATGCGCTTTCCGTCTTGGAAAAACGGGATCTGATCGCTGCTCAAGATTTGGATGCGTTAGCGATCGCCCCGGAGCAATTTCTCTACCCCACCCCCATCGATCCCCCCCTTGTGCCAGCAGCGATCGTCGCCCAACGCCACTGCACCCAACTCCTCCGCGCCGGAATTGAACTCCACCCCTACGATCTCCTCTCCTTCCTCGGTCTCACCCTCCAATACCAAGCCTCCGAACTCGCCACCCTCCAAAAACTCGCCGAGCGCCTCTTTCAACAAACCGCCCGCCAACGCACCCTCGCCGCCATCATCGACACCCTCCAAGACATCGTCACCGCCGAACAATTTGAAGCCGTCGAAGCAGACAGCGATGACCGCTACACCCAAGCCGGACAACTAACGATCATCACCATGCATAAAGCCAAGGGCCTGGATTGGGACTATGTGTTTTTGCCGTTCTTGCACGAGGATGTGATTCCGGGGGATGCCTGGATTCCCGCCGGTCAAAAGTTTTTAGGGGACTGGAGTTTAGGCGATGTGGTGCGGGCCCAAATTCGGGCGTTGGTGCGCCAGGCGGACGCTAACCCCCCTAAGCCATTACCCCAACCGGACGAAGCCTGGCACATTGCCCAACGCCTCAAAACCGCCGAAGAATACCGCCTCCTCTACGTTGCCATGACCCGGGCGAAACGGTTGCTGTGGCTGTCGGCAGCGCGTCAAGGCCCCTACCGTTGGAGTATGGTGCAGAGTCAGGGCACGATCCATAAACTGAATCCGAAACAGCCCTGTCCGGTGCTTCGGGCCTTGCGGTGA
- the pstB gene encoding phosphate ABC transporter ATP-binding protein PstB, with product MFYSTTSPPDLVKEAVLRAQDVSVLYGSSVAVQNVSLDIPYNQVVAFIGPSGCGKSTILRCFNRMNDLVPSAKVKGRITFHGQDVYGAKVDPVEMRRRIGMVFQKPNPFPKSIYENIAFGARINGYTGDMDKLVEDSLRRAALWDEVKDKLKDSGLALSGGQQQRLCIARAIAIAPEVILMDEPCSALDPISTLKVEELIQELKQQYTIVIVTHNMQQASRVSDLTAFYNAEATDAGGKVGHLVEYDRTEIIFQNPKEEKTQEYISGRFG from the coding sequence ATGTTTTACTCGACAACGTCTCCGCCGGATTTAGTGAAAGAGGCCGTTTTACGTGCCCAGGATGTTTCTGTGCTTTATGGATCATCGGTGGCGGTGCAAAATGTATCCCTCGATATTCCCTATAACCAAGTGGTGGCATTTATTGGCCCCTCAGGCTGTGGCAAAAGTACGATTCTGCGGTGTTTTAACCGGATGAATGACTTGGTTCCTAGTGCAAAGGTTAAGGGTAGAATCACCTTCCATGGCCAGGATGTATACGGGGCGAAAGTTGACCCGGTGGAGATGCGCCGCCGGATTGGGATGGTGTTCCAGAAACCGAATCCGTTTCCAAAATCCATCTATGAAAATATTGCCTTTGGAGCGCGGATTAACGGCTATACCGGCGATATGGATAAGTTGGTAGAGGATTCGCTGCGGCGGGCGGCGCTGTGGGATGAGGTGAAAGATAAGCTCAAGGATAGTGGGTTGGCATTGTCGGGAGGACAGCAGCAGCGGTTGTGTATTGCGCGGGCGATCGCGATCGCACCAGAAGTGATCCTGATGGATGAACCCTGTTCCGCCCTTGACCCCATTTCCACCCTCAAAGTCGAGGAACTGATCCAAGAACTCAAACAGCAATACACGATTGTGATTGTCACCCACAATATGCAACAGGCTTCGCGGGTCTCTGATTTGACCGCGTTTTACAATGCCGAAGCCACTGATGCAGGCGGGAAAGTAGGGCATTTGGTGGAATACGATCGCACCGAAATCATCTTCCAAAACCCCAAAGAGGAAAAAACCCAAGAATACATCAGTGGCCGCTTCGGCTAA
- the pstA gene encoding phosphate ABC transporter permease PstA — protein sequence MTPSNLPKPPELASDASDFNINLSKRYRLDAVFAALTWLAVVIAIAILATLLFDVLSDGLGRVSWQFLSNFPSRNAERAGILSALGGTVWLMITVAIIAFPLGVGSGIYLEEFAEDNKLTQIIEININNLAGVPSIIYGLLGLQIFVRVMEPITGGRSVLSGALTLVLLILPIIIVSTRESLRAVPDSLRFAGFALGATRWQVIWEQILPIAFPGILTGTILALSRAIGETAPLIMIGALTFITFLPENLQSPFVVLPIQIYNWISRPQAGFHENAAGGIIVLLAVLLVMNSFAVILRNKLQRRV from the coding sequence ATGACACCTTCTAATCTACCGAAGCCGCCAGAGCTTGCATCGGATGCTTCTGATTTCAATATCAATTTGTCGAAGCGTTATCGATTGGATGCAGTGTTCGCGGCTCTGACTTGGCTAGCTGTGGTCATTGCGATCGCCATTCTGGCCACACTATTATTCGATGTCCTCAGTGACGGTCTCGGTCGCGTCAGTTGGCAATTCCTCAGTAACTTTCCCTCTCGTAATGCCGAGAGAGCCGGTATTCTGTCGGCCTTGGGCGGCACAGTATGGCTGATGATCACCGTTGCGATCATTGCCTTTCCCTTGGGGGTTGGCTCCGGTATCTATCTCGAAGAATTTGCCGAAGATAACAAACTCACCCAAATCATCGAAATCAATATCAATAATCTGGCGGGTGTCCCCTCGATTATCTATGGTTTATTGGGACTTCAGATTTTTGTCCGTGTCATGGAACCGATCACCGGTGGGCGCAGTGTCCTATCGGGGGCTCTGACCCTGGTGTTACTGATTCTTCCCATTATCATCGTTTCAACGCGTGAATCCCTGCGGGCCGTCCCTGATAGCTTAAGATTTGCCGGCTTTGCCCTCGGCGCAACCCGCTGGCAAGTGATCTGGGAGCAGATTTTACCCATTGCCTTTCCTGGGATTTTGACCGGCACAATTCTCGCGTTGTCTCGTGCCATTGGTGAAACCGCCCCTCTGATTATGATTGGCGCACTGACCTTTATCACGTTTCTTCCGGAAAATCTCCAGAGTCCTTTCGTGGTGCTGCCGATTCAAATCTATAACTGGATTTCGCGGCCCCAGGCAGGATTTCATGAAAATGCCGCTGGGGGCATTATTGTGTTGTTAGCGGTTTTGTTGGTGATGAATTCTTTTGCGGTCATCCTTCGGAATAAGTTGCAGCGTCGGGTGTGA
- the pstC gene encoding phosphate ABC transporter permease subunit PstC, whose protein sequence is MASNLPLSDASLWRPNRQRNKRIQSIVRTVFLIFALISIATTLGIVMTLIFETWLFFQKVPIWDFFTDTRWTPQFNSAQFGIFVLVSATLMTSTIAIVVAVPLGLLAAICLSEYASDKTRRILKPLLEVLAGIPTVVYGYFALLFVTPLLQSGAEFLAGITGWEDFFDVQAFNALSAGIVLGIMITPLIASLSEDAIYSVPRSLRDGAYALGATKRETITSVVLPAALSGIVSSIILAVSRAIGETMIVTLAAGQNPRIIGWDLDFVNPFVPVMTMTAYIVKVSLGDTPAGSLEFETIFAVGMTLFVLTLTLNIFSFWFVRRFREKYE, encoded by the coding sequence ATGGCTAGCAATCTTCCTCTATCTGATGCAAGCTTGTGGCGCCCTAATCGCCAACGAAATAAGCGCATTCAGAGCATTGTTCGGACAGTTTTCTTGATTTTTGCGCTCATTTCTATTGCCACTACCCTTGGCATTGTCATGACGCTCATTTTCGAGACTTGGCTTTTTTTCCAGAAAGTCCCCATTTGGGATTTTTTCACAGATACTCGCTGGACTCCACAGTTTAATAGTGCTCAATTCGGAATTTTTGTTCTGGTCAGTGCCACGTTGATGACCTCTACCATTGCCATTGTGGTGGCAGTGCCCTTGGGATTGTTGGCGGCGATCTGTCTCAGTGAGTATGCCAGTGATAAAACTCGTCGCATTCTCAAGCCCCTTTTGGAGGTGCTGGCGGGAATTCCAACCGTGGTGTACGGATATTTTGCACTGCTGTTTGTGACTCCCTTGTTGCAAAGTGGAGCTGAGTTTCTGGCTGGCATCACGGGGTGGGAGGATTTTTTTGATGTCCAGGCGTTTAATGCATTGAGTGCGGGCATCGTACTGGGTATTATGATTACCCCGTTGATTGCATCCCTGAGTGAAGATGCGATTTACTCTGTGCCCCGTAGCTTAAGGGATGGCGCTTACGCTTTGGGAGCTACGAAGCGGGAGACGATTACTTCTGTGGTGTTGCCGGCGGCGTTGTCGGGGATTGTTTCGTCGATTATTTTGGCAGTTTCACGGGCGATTGGTGAGACGATGATTGTCACCCTCGCAGCGGGTCAAAATCCCCGTATTATCGGATGGGATCTGGACTTTGTGAATCCCTTTGTGCCTGTGATGACGATGACGGCTTATATCGTTAAGGTGAGCTTGGGGGATACCCCGGCAGGCTCGTTGGAATTTGAGACGATTTTTGCAGTGGGGATGACGCTCTTTGTGCTGACTCTGACTCTGAATATTTTTAGCTTTTGGTTTGTGCGTCGTTTCCGGGAGAAGTACGAATGA
- a CDS encoding PstS family phosphate ABC transporter substrate-binding protein — protein sequence MIFNARKHRVSTQLTVVALTLALAACGSSTPTDGADSAAGEEATTEGGLSGEVLVDGSSTVFPISEAMAEEFMAENPDVRVTVGVSGSGGGFEKFCAGETDISNASRPIKAEEMELCEEAGIEYVEVPVAFDGLSVVVNPENDWATCLKPEELGKMWEPAAEGQVTKWNQIRDDFPDSDLALFGAGTDSGTYDYFTDAVTGEEGESRGDYTASEDDNVTVQGVESDAGALGFFGFAYYEENKDSLKIVEIENSDGDCVTPSVETIADGSYNPLARPIFFYVKKEALETKPEVAAFVNYHLDLANEYLIEEVGYVALPADIHERVVVRVEEMTTGSIFGGESSVGVKLADKL from the coding sequence ATGATCTTTAATGCCCGGAAACATCGCGTTTCAACTCAACTCACGGTCGTTGCCCTAACCTTAGCCCTTGCTGCCTGTGGAAGCTCCACGCCCACAGATGGTGCTGATAGTGCCGCTGGTGAAGAGGCCACCACTGAAGGTGGCCTCAGCGGAGAGGTCTTAGTAGATGGCTCCAGCACCGTGTTCCCGATATCCGAAGCCATGGCCGAAGAATTCATGGCAGAAAACCCTGATGTGCGGGTCACTGTTGGCGTATCAGGTTCAGGGGGAGGATTTGAAAAATTCTGTGCTGGGGAAACCGACATTTCTAATGCATCGCGGCCGATCAAAGCAGAAGAAATGGAGCTTTGTGAGGAAGCAGGCATCGAATATGTGGAAGTGCCGGTCGCTTTCGACGGGTTATCTGTCGTCGTCAACCCGGAAAATGACTGGGCTACTTGCCTGAAGCCCGAAGAGCTGGGCAAAATGTGGGAACCTGCCGCTGAAGGCCAAGTCACAAAATGGAATCAAATTCGGGATGATTTTCCCGATAGTGACCTTGCCCTCTTCGGAGCTGGAACTGACTCAGGTACCTATGACTACTTCACCGATGCTGTGACTGGTGAAGAAGGAGAAAGCCGGGGTGACTATACGGCCAGTGAAGATGACAATGTCACCGTTCAAGGGGTAGAGTCTGATGCAGGAGCCCTTGGTTTCTTTGGGTTTGCCTACTATGAAGAAAATAAAGACTCTCTCAAAATTGTTGAGATCGAAAACTCGGATGGTGATTGCGTCACCCCCAGTGTAGAAACGATCGCAGATGGTTCCTACAACCCCTTAGCCCGTCCCATCTTCTTCTATGTCAAAAAAGAAGCGTTGGAAACCAAGCCTGAAGTTGCGGCCTTCGTTAACTACCATCTGGATTTGGCCAACGAATACCTGATCGAAGAAGTGGGCTATGTTGCACTGCCTGCTGATATTCATGAACGAGTGGTTGTGCGTGTTGAAGAAATGACAACAGGCTCAATTTTTGGAGGAGAATCTTCGGTGGGGGTGAAACTCGCCGACAAACTCTAG